gagccggtcttcacacgaacggaccggaccaaaatcctatccggaccaatcccccttagaaaggactgactatcaggctacgtggtaaaataagtcgatacggccaggaggccgttctaacaaaattaaataaatgtataaagtaaaaataaaaatattcagtTTGATCATTTCTTTGCTTCCTTTACAAAaccatttaaaattatttttgtgtttaaataaaatatcccAGTTGAATGTCCTATTACCTCTACTgtagtttttattttgaatggTCCGTTGATGCCTGTAACATCCAATTAATATGTGATTACATTATGCTACTAGAGACGAAAGAATTCCTTTGGAATTCAAAGTCTCTTTAagccataaaaaaacattatgtTACAAAATATTACCGTTTTCAAGTCCCAAATAAAAGACAATACTCACCTTGGAAAATTGGCGAAAAACAGATTTACAAaatggtttaattaaattcgtcATATGTGTGTATACTTTATTGTTCTTATGGTGGTTTTGTGTGATTAGAATTATTTTATGCTTGTTCAATATTGTTATCGTTTAATTTATAAGTTCTAATGCATGCTCGCTCTCATGCACACTGTAATCATTGTGTTCTCATGTTAaaaaatctggtcaaactaaTAGGAAACAAGACATTACATTCGCCACTACTAATTGATCTAGTGTACTTTATGCGTCATATGAGAGCTTACAGTTGCAGCATACAGAAGGGCTTCGTTTTCAAACTGTATATTGTAATAGCAGCTCGTTCTTGGGAGATATACTGTTTTCCTGTTCATACGATACGGTCCGAAGTAGATAGGATATTATGCATGGTGCGTCCTACAATCCGAGTATCTGGGCGTACTGGAAATACTGGATGCGAATAAATATCTTATTAACGATACGGTTGGTGATTTATCTTATCGATACGGTTGGTAATATGAATATGTACTCTTCATTGACTGTGCATTCATTTCTACTATAGTTCCATGTTTAATATACATATTGCCGATTACGGCATGATTCGCTACACGTGTACCAGTGTTCCAGTGTGTAGTGTAATATAAATGTTAATTTCCTTTACTCTAAATTTTACTGCAAACAAAATCCAGAAAATGATAAGCGACCATTGAAAGCCATCATGTTATGATGCGTGCTTTTCTATGCTTATACACAGCTCAGCGATGAATAGGGGAAATTGTAAGATTGACTATTGGAGTAAGTTACCcgtttttaagttttgtttttccgtttaTCAAACACATAGCAGCTAACGTGTACAAAATTCGGTGGTTGAAGTAcattgtgtaattttttttcaaacgcaaacaaagTTGGAAGTATAACTAGATTAAGTAGTTTGTGCTAACAGTGTGTATGATATAAATCTAATCAAAACCGTGGAATAACTATGTTAGGCAACAGTTCCAATCTTTGCACAATTGAACTCTGGACTTGCTTCTCACTACTTCaatggaagcaaaataaatctgcttaaaattaaaaatagtatACTTATGTTACTCAAAACCTTTAATGTTAGTAAATCACTTGTTTGCTATGgcttagaaaaataaaaacacagcgCATTACACTTACTTTATGCAGACACATTGTTTGTTCTAAGGCAATCGTTAGTAGCATAATATCTAATACTGTGCATTGAAATAGGTCTACCCATTTCGTAGAATAGTAACTATAAACGCCCATTCACTTCGCAATGGATCTTGGCGATCCACTTAAttcatatataaatatatcctGGTAGACCGTTGTACAgaattattttgttaaattaaatgtaataatAGTACTATAGTACACACAGTGTTGTGCTCCCAACTCGGGACTGACCTTGGCGATAGATTCTTTGGTTGATAGCTTCGTAAAAAGGTTAACAAACTTGTACCTACGTATTTTGCACTGATGATATCCCTATGTGTGACAGACTTGCCTGTCACTTGGACCGTGTTTTAATTGTTCACTTTCAGATATAAAAGATATACGGCATCTCGTAATGGTATCTCGGAATGAAACGATTACAAATCTTAACAAACACATTGCTTGTTCATGTTTAGCTGACCATCGTTACTATATAGGGCTTCGAGAACAACCTCCAACGATGAACTAAACTTTAAAGGATTTCAAACGTGGAACGCAAATGGAAGGAGGAAATCACCCTAAACCACTATTCTTATTTAAgaatcctcatcatcatcatcgtccacTATCGCCTGTCTGTCACCGGCTGTCTTGCGGCTTATTCTTCCTTTGATTATCTTCGTTACAGTTACCTTTGTGCCACCGCCAAGAGCAGTGCTAGTAGAGCCCCAGCCACGAATCGCTTCGCTGGTTGACATCAGCATGGAGTAGGACGTGCCGAGCTCGCCTTCCTTGCTGTTGTGAATGCCGTACAGGAAGTACACAAGCATACCGATCGACAGCCAGATGAAGAATCGTAGCCATGTGAGAAAGCTCAGATGGACCATCAGCTCGATATTGCAGAAAATGCTTAGCGCCGGTATGTACGGTACGAATGGTACCTTGAACTGTAACCCACGAGTGTTTTGATGATGAGCCGATATAACAACTACACCTGCAAAAAAGAGAGGTGGTTTGGTCAATCTCGACCTCAAATTATTCAGAATGCACAAATTTACTTACATGCAACGAGACAAAATAGAAGAAACCCGTAAAGTCCTAACGCCCACCAGGTGCCGTTATACAGCTCGTCCCAGGAGTTCTCCAACTGAAAGCAGACAGCTACGCTGAGTACACAAAACATTAACACCGCACCGGAACACGCCACGCCAGGTTCGCACCGTCCCAGTACAGGCTCTAGCCAACGGAACTGCGGCCGCAGTCTACCGGCGAGAGCAATCTCTATCATTTCACTCGTAGGCGATGAAGGGTCAATGGTGCTCGACTGGGAGGACGAATCAATTCCACCTCCTGGTGGGCCGGTTGTAGCACTACCACTACCCGGTAGAGCCGGACCACCGTCTTCCTCATCCGTGCCGGGTGTATCGGGCGCAAGATGGACGGTTTCTTCCACCGATATTGGACGATAGCGCAGCACGATCACGCTAGCCGACACGATTGTATAGGCGAGCAGTGTTCCTATCGACATAAACTCTACCAACTTTTCCAGATCGAAAAGCAACGCCAACAGTGCACTACAAACACCGGACAGGGCGAGATTCAACAGCGGAACCTGTGTTTTCGTATTAACCTTTCCGAAGCACGAAAACAGCAATCCGTCGCTTGCCATTGCGTAGAGGCAACGGGGTAAAGCAAACAGTGAACCAAGCAACGTCGTCGTCATACCGCAGATGGCTCCAGTCGAAATCGCGTACTTGGCCCACGTGATGCCACGCATGCCAAACGCATCCGGCAGGGCCGCGGCCGGATTAATTTCGTTGTATGGAATCATGAGCGTTAGTGCCGCACTCACCAGCACGTACCCGACCGTCACGACGCACAGCGACAGTATGGTGGCCAACGGTATAGAAACACTCGGATTTTTCGCTTCCTCACCAGACGTCGCAATGCTATCGAAGCCTACAAAGGCGTAGAAACAAGTTGCTGCACCAGCGAGCACCCCGCCAAAGCCGTAAGGCATGAAGCCCTGCTCCGGAAGCGACCAATTGTCTGGTGTGGCGTACCAGAAgcccaacaccaccaccagcgccaTCACGGCCACATTAACCGTGGTCAGTATGCTGTTTATCATAGCCGTTGCCTTGACACCGGCCGCTAGTGCTACAGCATAGCTAATACACACGAAGAATGCGAGGAAGTCGGGATACTTTGCCAGCAGCTGCTCGTGCATCTCGCCAGTAATCTCCATCGTTATGTTGGCCACGATATTGCCCAGCATCGAGTCAACGTAACCGCTCCAGGCGCGTGCTACCGAGGCCGCACCGAGCATATGCTCCAGGATAATGTTCCAGCCGATGACAAATGCCCAAAACTCGCCGATCGATACGTACGTGTAAACATACGCTGATCCTGCCTTGGGGACACGGGTTCCAAATTCCGCATAGCAAAGAGCCGCCAACAGTGATACTAACCCGGCAAGGATAAACGAAAGGACAATCGCGGGGCCAGCCATCTCTCGAGCAACGGTACCGGTAAGAACATAGATTCCAGCGCCCACCATATGACCGATACctaaaaaccaaaataaaatagattagtggtgaataaataaacacgGAAAGTCTTACAACCAACTGAAGACCAGCGCAAATTTCTTCCATTCCGGTATAAGGCTATACCGACGCAGGAAAATGCTGAAAATACTCTCCGGCAGACACGTCCTTGAAAATGTTTGCTTCCATATGTTTTAGGCTGTGCCCTTTGAATGTTAATTTACACCTccgattttccaccattatGTATAGATTTATGATTAAGGATGCACACAAGTATTCAGACGATTACAACACTCAAAGAGCCCGAGTGCGAGTTCAAAAAAGGATGTAAACAACACGGCGCAACTACCACCTGTTTACTTTGACGTAACGCAGCCTGTTTGTTCTGTATCCTTTTTCGATGGCTAGTGTGATGGCATGTGTGAATGTTGTTcaaatgcgtgtgtgtgtgtgtgtgtgtgtgtgtgtgtgagagagagagagaatgtgCGTGCAACTACATTGTTGCAGATAAGTAACAATCATTTTTTCTCCATCCTAGGAACAGTGTTGGGAGTGAAATTGCCGTACGTAATAAAACTCACCCAGCAACGTGATGTCGAATGTATTTAAACATCGATTCAGCGGCGTTTCCATCAGATCCGCCGGAAGCTGTTTGGTACGGTTCATCTTTGTGCACAGGCCGGACATGACGTGCCCCAGGATCATTCTCCTAGCGCTGGGCATCGTCACGTAGTTACGGTAAAGCTTAATTAAGATTCAAATTCCACGCACTGCCTCCGCCACCCTGTATCCGGTTGCGTCGTACAATCCTGCCATATGGAACGAACAGGTGGAAGGTGAGTATTTTGTATtcgcttttcattttttctaatttaataCGTTGTTCAATATCCttaaacacattttcaacaaaaacacgGCAAACTGTTTAAAATGATATTCATTTAGAAATGTTATAAATGAAAggaatttttcttcttcatctgTACGTTTCCACCTGCTAGAAATGGGAATTGCACTTTTTGTACCTTGAGCACGATTTGCCCGAGCGATAATGGGATACAGCTTCAGTAATAAATATTCGAATGGATCCGTGCCACGGTTTACTGCGCTCTCCTTTTCGTGAAGCTGGTAACTCCTTCGCCCACGGTTGGACCTCCTACCGAGCCAGGAGTGGAAGGACCGTCCGTTCTGTTCACCTTTAAAGTCTGTTTGGTTCTGACCCAACGCACAGTCTGGTACGGTGAGTGGCAActtgttcgattttttcaTATGTACCTTACCTACTTGCACTCGTTAACATTGCGCGACGTAGATAGGAACGTGGGTGGTCATGCGCAAACGCATCACCACCTTGTTGAAGACATTTTTGCGATAGTCCCAATCAACAGGATTGTTGGGATAGAGCAAGAAATGGAAAGCGTTCAGCAGCACAGTATGCTAAGAAAAGAGGTATGCTAAGAGATTTAATCTTTTCCACATAGAGGGAATAACATTTATTGCACTATACACTCATCAAAAGCATAACAATTTGTGTGGGAACCGAAGGAACATACGAAGCTGCAAAATGTTACACACTCTTGGTTGTATCGGAGTCTTCCTTCGGTTTTTTCGATGACTCTTCCGTAGCCCGGTTGCGTAGAATGCTAGTGATGAAGAATTCACCCGCCTTATATGAGCTGCGTACGAGTGGGCCGCTGGCCGTGTAGAGGAAGCCAAGCTCATTGCCTCGTTCCTCCCAGTGTTTGAACTTTTCCGGCGTCACATATTCGATCACCTTCAGATGCCTTTTAGTGGGTTGCATGTACTGTCCAAGCGTTAGACAATCGACACCAACCGAACGAAGATCTGCAGAGAAAAAGTGGTTTCCTTGTTATCGGCTGATAAAGTCCAGTACATTTAACTGTACCTTTGAGCGTTTGTTCAACTTGTTCGTCCGTTTCACCCAACCCAAGCATGATTGAGGATTTGGTCATGAGATTTGGGTTGAATCGTTTCACACTAGCCAGACACTCCAAACTCTGCCGATAGCGGGCCCGACGGTCGCGAACAAATGGTGTCAATGCTTCAACGGTTTCGATGTTGTGTGCGTACACGTCCAGTCCGGACATTGCGACAGTTTCGATACACTCGATGACACCACGAAAGTCCGGAGCAAGGCATTCGACGAAAATACGAGGATTTCTGAAAAAGTGAGAATATTtgtacaaattttgttttctaacgACTGGACTATAAAAAAGGTCGGTCCCACTAACTGGTTCTTAATTTCTTTGATCGTTGCAGCAATGTGCTTTGATCCACCGTCTGGCAGATCATCGCGATCAACCGACGTAAGCACAATGTAATCCAAACCCCACGAGGCAACGGCCGTAGCCGTATTCATTGGTTCGGCCGGATCCAGTGGAGGTGGTGCCCGAGCCGTTTTCACGCTGCAGAACCGACATCCTCGAGTGCAGGTATCACCCATCAactaaaaccacaaacaatcTAGAATTAAGAACTGTTACCATTCCTCCATCACATTCACTTTCATCCATTCGTTCACACATGTTGATAATAGGCGCCTATTTTAAATACCTTCTTATCagtaaggaaaagaaaaaaaacatctcccATACTGTCTTACCATTATGGTAGCTGTCTGAGTGCCATGTTCGCCACCTCCCCAGCATTCACCGATGTTAGGACATTTCGCTTCCTCGCACACCGTGGCAAGCTTTAGCTCACGTAACTGCTCCTTGATGCGGGTAAAATTTTTACCCATCGGAATTTTTGTCTTCAGCCAGGGTGGTAAACGCAACCGTTCATTTTCACCCTTCTCACGGCGTAGCTTCCCTTCATACGCGGACCATTCCTCTTTGCTGTAGTCCGGATGTTGCACAAAGTCTTGAAAATTTGGTCCACTTTCCAGTCGCTCCCGAATTTTCTCCAGCTGATTACTGGCACTTGCCGCACTATGTTTACATTGTTGCTGAATCTGAAAGGACAGAAGGTGTACGAGGAAATCAAATCCAATGAGGAATGTTTCATAATCTACAGATGGGATCCTTCGTTGAACTTTATGATACGTAGGTTTTAGCATTAAGACACGGTATTAATCATAACCAACTTACTTTAAACGGTACGTAGTTCCCTTTTTGCAGTGAATTTCGCAACAGTGGCACACTGCTAGCCATCGTGAAGGAaaatgagagaaaaacaaaactgatggatttttttttgttatgattttcAATCTGTTCGAAGCGCCAGGTTAGATCACAAAATTTCGCATTACGCCATGTTAAATAATGGTTGAAGTTGGAAAATTATACAGTGGAGCCCCGATCTTCCGAACTCATCGGGACTTGACAGGAGCCGGATAACTGGATAACACGAATAGACATATCTCCTTTTTTctgataaataaatacaggcagccccgagatacgcggttcctcttatacgtggattcggagatacgcggtttttggaaatttgacagatgaggtAGTTTATAgtacaaaatctaagcaaaaagatgaaaattggtcgaaaataattttttttgtcacataaaacatttctttctaactttcCAGAGAAcaagtccagagaaggaagtcaactctgtgactttgaaataaaaacgaaattgcaccaggattcgacttacgcggaaattcgagtttcGCGGATTTgccccggattatagcggtccgctataatagcgtatctcggggactgcctgtactggcaatacgcggattcggagatacgcggtttttggaaatttgacagatgagctagtttatagcacaaaatccaagcaaaaagatgaaaattagTCGAAAATAACTTTtgttgtcacataaaacatttctttctaactgattttaatgtattctttcttaaaatcgcctgattcggtgaaaaaattaagtccagagaaggaagtcaacTCTGTGACTTCgaaatataaacgaaattgcaccaggattcgacaaaaattaacacaaacattgaaatgtatgaaaaaggaTGATATTTTCGACCTATTTTAGCTTTTAGTTAGATTTAGGTTTCTACGTTTCTACGAATCCACGAATAAGAGAAACTGCGTATCTCGGAGACTGTCTGTAGTACTAATTGCAAACTTTTCTGATAAAATGTAATGCTCTTCGTTACGAAACTGAATTTTATGGctattaaaaccattttttgtttaattggtTTATTTGGATATGGAAGTACTCTTTGCTTAACTATTATACTTGTACACTCACACTTTCTGTTTAATTCAAATTAAGtgcatttgtaaaaaaatcccATCGAAATCGTGcatcaaataaaaaaccatCCGAAAAGTAACTATCCACGAAAAAATGTCTGGAGATGCCGGGGATTGAACCCGGGACTTCTCACATGCGAAGCGAGCGCTCTACCACTGAGCTACATCCCCGATGTAAGCGGAGGCTGTCTAGTATCGAAAGCGTGGCCAACGGGAAGAGTGGATCAGCAGATTAGAACAGGCATGTCAAACCTGTGTTgcgaaacacacaacaaaaccatatGTGTAAATTATCATcgtaaaatgatttttttcattttatttatttctccaGTTTTGCCGTATTATCTCGTCAAACGAttaatttttgaatgttttatttttactactCTATTAACATTTCCGCCGTTTTGCCATCATCGTCCACTAAATCCGTTGGAAACTGAAGCTTCTTAACCAAATACTCAACCATTCGGGGACGTTTTTCCAGCGTAAACTTGTGCAGCAGAGTGGCATTACGATGATGTTCAAACCGATAATTAAACGCACTGTTCGGACTTGCTCCACATTGTATCAATTGTTCAACAACTGCTGTATGTTCGGCTTCCAGTGCAACTACCAGCGGAGTGCGTCCAAAATTGTCTTTCGCCTCAAAATTAACCTGTGCTGCGAGTAGAATTTTAGCTAGAGcgattaaattgtttaacgCTGCAACGTGCAAACAGTTCATTCCGAGTAAATTCACAGAGTTACGATCGGCACCACGATCAAGCAGATATTGCGTCATGGTGGCATGATTCGAAATCACTGCAATCATTAAAGGAGTGCGCTGTAGAAAATCCTTCACTTCCAAGTTCTCTGGTTGACGATCGATTAGTAGCTTCAGGATGTCCATTTTACCTAGCAGACAGGCATGCAGCACGTGCTCTGATTGAACCGTCACACCGACAGTGTTTAGTAGGAAGTTGATCTGAGCTTCAGTTTGATCGGTATCGATCGCAATACTTAATGCAGATCGTTTATCCCTCGTTACCAAATTCACATCCAAGTTCGGGATCGATAGGAACAGCGCAAGGATACTCCTTTTCCCACTATGTACGGCAAAATGCCAGGGGCTGtggttgttttcattttgataCAAACCATTCGCACCACTCTGCAGCAGTAGCTGAGCTGCCTCTCGATGTCCGCCAGCACATGCAAGCATAAGTGGGGTGAAGCAGTATTCTTTGCTGTTCGAATCAATTAAGCTCGGTTGTTCAGGATGTTGTGCTTCGGCTGTAAGCATATACCGCAGGCAGTCAACTCTATTTAAACGGGCAGCTAAATGAAGTAGATCGCCTTTGCGAAGCTCATACCCAAACCGTTTATGAAGCATCACGAACAATTCGCAATCATTTGCTTCGATAGCCGCCCTGAGTGGATTGTTTTGATAGCCATCCGCCTGCATAGCTACGATACGTCCTATATCTACTGGAAATCGTTTCAGTAGTTCCTGTCTCTTTTGCATTGCTGCCGTGTGTATGACTTTTGGCTCGATCCATGGATCAGCGCCGTGATCTAGCAGTAGTTGGACAACCTCGTCCGCGTGATACACCACCGCGATCAGCAATGGGACATCGCCGAATAAGTTTTTCGATTTAAGTAATATGTTGTATCGATTCAGCACAATTTTTAATAGCTCCAGATCAGAACGTAGCACCGTCCAATGAAGCACTGTGTTCTTCGTATGATCTTGCAACTGAAGAAACCATTCCGATGGAAGCAAAAGTAGAAGTTCGCGTATGAATTCTGTTGAGTGTCGAGTGAAAATGGAAGACATTTCAGTGGCTATCAGCGTCTTCATTGCATTGTCGCTGAACCGTTTCCACAGCAAGCGTAAAACATCGATTAATCCGTATTTCAGTGCAAGATTACAGCAAAACACTTCAGGACTGTCGATCAATAGTTTTATCTTTTCAGTTAGATCTTCATCTTTAAAATATCGCATGAGCAGATAAAATAAGTTTGAACTGCTTGGTTCGTAATCGATAAGCTGCGAAATAAATCGGGAAGGATTCCCATCCAGCGCCATCGATACGATATCCTGATCGAGCATGGTACGTCTCATGAGAAGCACATCTACGCCGGAGTTTAATCGTTGTGCATCGTGGATTCGTTGCTCTAGACGATTTGTTTCAAAGTTTCTAACGATTTCAAACAAATCAGCCTGATCGATTGTCCACTCGGTTTGTTGGTCAAATATATCACGAAAATGCGCCGTTTTGTGCAATCCTATGAACTGTTGGCCCTTACATGGCGTTGTTGACTTAATCGCTGTGGTAACATACAATTTAAATCGATGTTCAACTAAATATCGTGCATTTTGCACGACAGTATTTTTGCAGGCAGTTAGCGTATCGTACGCTAGCATATCATGTGCCAAATAGTTCCGCAGATTTCGCCCTGTAATGACTGGGATGGGCAACGCCAGATCGACTACGTTATCACGGAATAGCGCCAAATTGCAGAGAATTTCTGATGCTTCCAACAGGCAATACTCTAGCGCTAGATGATCCGTGGTTGACGATAATGTGCCAGTGTTTCTGTCGCATTTGCTCAAAATAGCTTCCATGCTGTCCAGCAATTCGTCGAACTTTCGCTGCAACATGTGCTCGTCCGACTTCCGAAGCTCTTTTAGCTTCTCCAGCACCTCACGCGTGTTGATCCGTTGCGCACGTCGATCTTTCACGATCTCCTTCAACACGCGATATTTGTTatccaacacaaacacattctGATAGTAGCTTTTGGCTAGACGACGATTCACAAGCTGCACATATTCGTCATCCTGTAATGGAAGACTTAATGCCTGCATCGTGTTGACCGTTGCATCCAATGCCACATCGACGCGTTGCTCGGTGCGACCTAGCAATGTGTCAAGCCCACCAAACTGTTCCTTTCCCAAACGGGTCCAAATGGCACTCCACATGTACTTACGCGTTTCATCCTTTTCGGCCATTTGCAAACGCGCTAGTAATTCCCGGGCATAAAACAAATCTGTTTTCTGTACCAACTTGTGTCGCTTGGAAAGCTCCGTGCGGGACAGTATGCAGTCTACTATTTGTCGCACACGATCAAACGCTGCCGTCGGTTGGTGGATGTAACTTTCAAGGAAAAAGAACTCATCGATTGTACGCCCGAGTGATGAGTTTTCTATGCGAATAACATCAATGCGGAGTTGTAAATCCTTCACGATGTACCGCAGATCGTTTCTCGTTGCTGGGTCAATAGGACCTGATGATTCTGAAGTGTCCAACATGTACTGTACAAGCATTTTTGCCTCCGTCAGTTGCTCAGGTAGGAAAGTTTCAATTAAAGTTCCTTTGAATTCCGTTCCAACGAAGGCAATGTAGCTACGAAGTGCCTCGATGGATCGGAAACTCTTCAGGTGGGCCAAATACCG
The Anopheles moucheti chromosome 2, idAnoMoucSN_F20_07, whole genome shotgun sequence genome window above contains:
- the LOC128310881 gene encoding uncharacterized protein LOC128310881 — protein: MDALYTSIQAAILDGNVEQLKQLLLSDETADMDNRSQLSMPYAELKHRNIFLSEEMVHYVEYELVKASYQSYGANAYQTTDNSSCAKGTDVAERIAHMVECIDLIIAHHKPNSYTDIDELLVLRLRHIYAHVFFLKTHLRKLPLLQLQFCIAVFLKLVTGKAVNGFDVYAFTIDKERLFRFLKSVRDGMTNEKKPAINLERCVQYVRQLCNPTAQKKLSGVPKRIGTYIQMNVKKLNPSTLEGIHEDICFEKVPLQLQQVLKSLYEKTIDWDHRKRSRKTYKELHETYFIMKQHYSIRKVLTYIDGMREGPCNDPPHKQPPVPSAVRIRAIKRTLQVIGEMIKSTRESPNITAKLNRVLQLITSEALTERTKDLRQFFSHGYSHAKWELEAESTDQLSMVFQKIETNLREARRWFVYTQTQQNLLIYRRYLAHLKSFRSIEALRSYIAFVGTEFKGTLIETFLPEQLTEAKMLVQYMLDTSESSGPIDPATRNDLRYIVKDLQLRIDVIRIENSSLGRTIDEFFFLESYIHQPTAAFDRVRQIVDCILSRTELSKRHKLVQKTDLFYARELLARLQMAEKDETRKYMWSAIWTRLGKEQFGGLDTLLGRTEQRVDVALDATVNTMQALSLPLQDDEYVQLVNRRLAKSYYQNVFVLDNKYRVLKEIVKDRRAQRINTREVLEKLKELRKSDEHMLQRKFDELLDSMEAILSKCDRNTGTLSSTTDHLALEYCLLEASEILCNLALFRDNVVDLALPIPVITGRNLRNYLAHDMLAYDTLTACKNTVVQNARYLVEHRFKLYVTTAIKSTTPCKGQQFIGLHKTAHFRDIFDQQTEWTIDQADLFEIVRNFETNRLEQRIHDAQRLNSGVDVLLMRRTMLDQDIVSMALDGNPSRFISQLIDYEPSSSNLFYLLMRYFKDEDLTEKIKLLIDSPEVFCCNLALKYGLIDVLRLLWKRFSDNAMKTLIATEMSSIFTRHSTEFIRELLLLLPSEWFLQLQDHTKNTVLHWTVLRSDLELLKIVLNRYNILLKSKNLFGDVPLLIAVVYHADEVVQLLLDHGADPWIEPKVIHTAAMQKRQELLKRFPVDIGRIVAMQADGYQNNPLRAAIEANDCELFVMLHKRFGYELRKGDLLHLAARLNRVDCLRYMLTAEAQHPEQPSLIDSNSKEYCFTPLMLACAGGHREAAQLLLQSGANGLYQNENNHSPWHFAVHSGKRSILALFLSIPNLDVNLVTRDKRSALSIAIDTDQTEAQINFLLNTVGVTVQSEHVLHACLLGKMDILKLLIDRQPENLEVKDFLQRTPLMIAVISNHATMTQYLLDRGADRNSVNLLGMNCLHVAALNNLIALAKILLAAQVNFEAKDNFGRTPLVVALEAEHTAVVEQLIQCGASPNSAFNYRFEHHRNATLLHKFTLEKRPRMVEYLVKKLQFPTDLVDDDGKTAEMLIE
- the LOC128310472 gene encoding cationic amino acid transporter 4, translated to MPSARRMILGHVMSGLCTKMNRTKQLPADLMETPLNRCLNTFDITLLGIGHMVGAGIYVLTGTVAREMAGPAIVLSFILAGLVSLLAALCYAEFGTRVPKAGSAYVYTYVSIGEFWAFVIGWNIILEHMLGAASVARAWSGYVDSMLGNIVANITMEITGEMHEQLLAKYPDFLAFFVCISYAVALAAGVKATAMINSILTTVNVAVMALVVVLGFWYATPDNWSLPEQGFMPYGFGGVLAGAATCFYAFVGFDSIATSGEEAKNPSVSIPLATILSLCVVTVGYVLVSAALTLMIPYNEINPAAALPDAFGMRGITWAKYAISTGAICGMTTTLLGSLFALPRCLYAMASDGLLFSCFGKVNTKTQVPLLNLALSGVCSALLALLFDLEKLVEFMSIGTLLAYTIVSASVIVLRYRPISVEETVHLAPDTPGTDEEDGGGGIDSSSQSSTIDPSSPTSEMIEIALAGRLRPQFRWLEPVLGRCEPGVACSGAVLMFCVLSVAVCFQLENSWDELYNGTWWALGLYGFLLFCLVACVVVISAHHQNTRGLQFKVPFVPYIPALSIFCNIELMVHLSFLTWLRFFIWLSIGMLVYFLYGIHNSKEGELGTSYSMLMSTSEAIRGWGSTSTALGGGTKVTVTKIIKGRISRKTAGDRQAIVDDDDDEDS
- the LOC128297227 gene encoding lipoyl synthase, mitochondrial, with translation MASSVPLLRNSLQKGNYVPFKIQQQCKHSAASASNQLEKIRERLESGPNFQDFVQHPDYSKEEWSAYEGKLRREKGENERLRLPPWLKTKIPMGKNFTRIKEQLRELKLATVCEEAKCPNIGECWGGGEHGTQTATIMLMGDTCTRGCRFCSVKTARAPPPLDPAEPMNTATAVASWGLDYIVLTSVDRDDLPDGGSKHIAATIKEIKNQNPRIFVECLAPDFRGVIECIETVAMSGLDVYAHNIETVEALTPFVRDRRARYRQSLECLASVKRFNPNLMTKSSIMLGLGETDEQVEQTLKDLRSVGVDCLTLGQYMQPTKRHLKVIEYVTPEKFKHWEERGNELGFLYTASGPLVRSSYKAGEFFITSILRNRATEESSKKPKEDSDTTKSV